In the genome of Fulvivirga maritima, one region contains:
- the trmD gene encoding tRNA (guanosine(37)-N1)-methyltransferase TrmD, with the protein MRIDIITCLPRLLESPFGDSILKRAQNKGLVSVHVHDLREYSTDKHLKVDDYAYGGGAGMVMMMEPILNCFRKLQEDTDYDEIIYMSPDGEQFSQKVANELSLKGNLLILCGHYKGVDERIREHFITREISIGDYVLSGGELAAAVVCDAVIRLLPGVLSDETSALTDSYQDDLVAPPVYTRPADFEGMKVPEVLLSGNEKKIEDWRFEQSVERTKKRRPGLIS; encoded by the coding sequence ATGAGAATAGATATTATTACTTGCTTGCCTCGTTTGTTAGAGAGTCCTTTTGGAGATTCTATTCTTAAAAGGGCGCAGAACAAAGGGCTGGTAAGTGTGCATGTACATGACCTGAGAGAGTATTCTACTGATAAGCATCTGAAGGTAGATGATTATGCTTATGGTGGTGGAGCTGGTATGGTCATGATGATGGAGCCCATTCTGAATTGTTTCAGAAAATTGCAGGAAGATACTGACTATGATGAGATTATATATATGAGTCCTGATGGTGAGCAGTTTAGTCAGAAGGTGGCTAATGAACTTTCACTAAAAGGTAATTTGCTCATACTATGTGGTCATTATAAAGGAGTTGATGAAAGAATCAGGGAGCATTTTATTACCAGGGAGATAAGCATAGGAGATTATGTGCTTTCAGGAGGCGAATTAGCTGCGGCAGTGGTTTGCGATGCAGTTATAAGGCTTTTACCTGGTGTGCTTTCTGATGAGACATCCGCGTTAACAGATTCTTATCAAGATGACCTTGTGGCTCCGCCGGTTTATACCAGGCCAGCGGATTTTGAAGGAATGAAAGTTCCTGAAGTTTTATTATCGGGTAATGAGAAGAAAATAGAGGACTGGAGGTTTGAGCAATCCGTAGAAAGAACCAAGAAGAGACGACCTGGTTTAATTTCCTGA
- a CDS encoding rhomboid family intramembrane serine protease, translated as MNKWIFNPYSVNKYKQYYRFITSGFIHNDTLHLIFNMFVLWMFGKNIEYIFTTIFGSIGLVIYAAMFLLGIIVADIPTYLKHKEHAYYNALGASGGVSSILFSFVLFAPNEPLYLYGIIGLPGLAWAAIYVAYSIYMGKKGGDNINHDAHLWGGLFGIAFTIGVYPEVLLHFFNQLKDFSLF; from the coding sequence ATGAATAAGTGGATTTTTAATCCATACAGCGTTAATAAATACAAGCAATATTACAGGTTCATTACCAGTGGCTTCATCCATAATGATACATTGCATCTCATCTTCAATATGTTTGTATTATGGATGTTTGGCAAAAACATTGAATACATCTTCACTACTATTTTTGGCTCTATTGGCCTCGTTATATACGCTGCCATGTTTTTACTAGGCATTATAGTAGCAGACATCCCCACCTACCTAAAACATAAAGAACACGCCTACTACAATGCTTTAGGCGCATCAGGCGGAGTTTCATCTATACTGTTTAGCTTCGTACTATTCGCCCCCAATGAACCTCTCTATTTATATGGAATTATTGGTTTACCAGGACTGGCATGGGCTGCCATTTATGTAGCATACTCTATATACATGGGTAAAAAAGGAGGCGACAACATCAACCACGACGCCCACCTCTGGGGAGGATTATTCGGTATTGCCTTCACTATTGGCGTATACCCAGAAGTACTGCTCCACTTCTTCAATCAACTAAAGGATTTTAGTTTGTTTTGA
- a CDS encoding 2-oxoglutarate dehydrogenase E1 component, producing MDKYSYISNAHGHYLDELYEAYKNDPESVDGSWQKFFEGFEFSQTKFGENGAAAGDGISSKEMYVRNLIHAYRSRAHLKSDTNPVRKRRDHNVSLNIEDFNLTKEDLKTEFEVGDILGIGKATLEKIISTLDKVYLGKIGFEYMHIRDSEILEWFKKKCEKEAIDTTPNSDTKQRILNKLNEAVVFENFLHTKFLGQKRFSLEGGENTIPALDTLINTGAEFDVKEVVIGMAHRGRLNVLANIMGKTYEEIFSEFEGNTTPDLTMGDGDVKYHLGYASHLKTTSGKDVYVKLTPNPSHLEAVDPVVLGYTRGQIDDEYGGDLKKGMSVLIHGDAALAGQGIVYEITQMSQLPGYRTGGTIHFVINNQVGFTTDYDDARSSIYCTDIAKIIDAPVLHINGDDPEAVVFASKLAVEYNQKFGKDIFIDLLCYRRHGHNESDEPKFTQPKLYSLIAKHPNPREIYVKTLIERGDIDGKAAKKLDKEFRNLLQDRLNEVKQKPLSYKPQKVEEEWKQLSKAKPADFESSPDTSISKEVVDKVAKALTSIPKGFKPLKQIEKLLKDRKTNFFEKKELSWADAELLAYGSLLTEGKLVRMSGQDVKRGTFSHRHSYIFDANTNEPYCNLDHIEEGQQKFKIYNSLLSEFAVLGFEYGFAMATPNALVIWEAQFGDFANGAQVMIDQFIVSAESKWQRMNGLVMLLPHGYEGQGPEHSNARPERFLQLAAEENMIIANLTTPANLFHLLRRQVTWNFRKPCVVFSPKSLLRHPKVVSPLNDITDGKFKEVIADDYVDDKSVRKVLLCTGKVYFDLLEEQEKNEVKDVAIVRVEQLYPFPKNQIDEILKKYKNPKLAWVQEEPANMGYWFFIQRFMGDYGLELVSRKASASPAIGYAKVHKDEQARIVEKSFEK from the coding sequence ATGGATAAATATTCCTACATCTCAAATGCACACGGCCACTATCTGGACGAATTATATGAAGCATATAAAAATGATCCTGAATCAGTAGATGGCTCTTGGCAAAAGTTTTTTGAAGGGTTCGAGTTTTCTCAAACGAAATTTGGCGAAAACGGAGCAGCAGCAGGTGATGGCATTTCTTCTAAGGAAATGTATGTCAGAAATCTTATTCACGCCTACCGGTCCAGGGCTCACCTAAAGTCTGACACCAACCCGGTGAGAAAGCGTAGAGATCATAATGTATCTCTTAACATAGAAGATTTTAATCTTACTAAAGAAGACCTGAAAACGGAATTTGAAGTAGGTGATATTTTAGGTATAGGGAAAGCCACATTAGAAAAAATTATTTCCACTCTTGACAAAGTGTATTTAGGCAAAATAGGCTTTGAATACATGCATATAAGAGATTCAGAAATTCTGGAATGGTTTAAGAAGAAATGTGAGAAAGAAGCTATAGACACCACTCCTAATAGCGATACTAAGCAGAGGATCCTAAATAAATTAAATGAAGCAGTAGTTTTTGAAAACTTCTTGCACACTAAATTTTTAGGTCAGAAAAGATTCTCTCTTGAAGGTGGTGAAAATACAATACCTGCTCTGGATACTCTAATAAATACCGGAGCTGAGTTTGATGTGAAGGAAGTAGTAATAGGTATGGCTCACCGAGGTCGCCTAAATGTGCTGGCCAACATAATGGGTAAAACCTACGAAGAAATTTTCAGCGAATTTGAAGGCAACACCACTCCTGACCTTACCATGGGTGACGGTGACGTGAAATATCACTTAGGTTATGCCAGCCATTTAAAAACAACTTCTGGGAAAGATGTATATGTAAAACTTACTCCTAACCCATCTCACCTGGAAGCAGTAGACCCTGTAGTACTGGGGTATACTCGCGGCCAAATAGATGATGAGTACGGCGGCGATTTGAAAAAAGGCATGTCTGTTTTAATACATGGTGATGCTGCTCTTGCCGGACAGGGAATAGTTTATGAGATCACTCAAATGTCTCAACTACCTGGTTACAGAACAGGGGGAACAATCCACTTTGTAATTAACAACCAGGTTGGTTTCACTACAGACTATGATGATGCCCGTTCTAGTATCTACTGTACTGACATAGCTAAAATAATAGATGCTCCGGTATTACACATTAATGGTGATGATCCGGAAGCGGTGGTATTTGCTTCAAAATTAGCGGTAGAATACAACCAGAAATTTGGTAAAGATATATTCATTGACCTTTTATGTTATAGAAGACACGGTCATAATGAAAGTGATGAGCCTAAGTTTACTCAGCCAAAACTTTATAGTCTTATAGCTAAGCATCCTAATCCAAGAGAAATTTATGTGAAAACATTGATTGAAAGAGGAGATATTGATGGTAAGGCTGCCAAGAAATTAGACAAAGAGTTTAGAAACCTACTGCAGGACAGGCTTAATGAAGTAAAACAGAAACCGCTTTCATACAAACCTCAAAAGGTAGAAGAAGAGTGGAAACAACTCTCTAAAGCTAAGCCCGCTGACTTTGAAAGTTCACCGGACACTAGCATAAGCAAAGAAGTAGTAGATAAAGTAGCCAAGGCACTCACCTCTATTCCTAAAGGTTTTAAACCTCTAAAGCAAATTGAAAAATTACTCAAAGACAGAAAAACTAACTTCTTTGAGAAAAAGGAATTATCATGGGCTGATGCCGAATTACTAGCTTATGGTTCATTACTTACTGAAGGCAAACTGGTACGTATGTCTGGTCAGGATGTAAAAAGAGGAACCTTCTCTCACAGGCATTCTTATATATTTGATGCGAACACTAATGAGCCGTATTGCAACCTTGACCATATAGAAGAAGGTCAGCAGAAATTTAAAATCTACAACTCTTTATTATCAGAGTTTGCAGTATTAGGTTTCGAATATGGTTTTGCTATGGCTACACCAAATGCCTTAGTAATATGGGAAGCACAGTTTGGAGACTTTGCTAACGGGGCACAAGTAATGATTGACCAGTTTATAGTAAGTGCCGAATCTAAATGGCAACGCATGAACGGATTGGTAATGTTACTTCCTCATGGTTATGAAGGTCAAGGGCCTGAGCACTCTAATGCCAGACCTGAAAGGTTCTTACAGCTAGCTGCAGAAGAAAACATGATCATTGCTAATTTGACTACTCCGGCTAACCTCTTCCACTTATTGAGAAGACAAGTTACCTGGAACTTCAGAAAGCCTTGCGTAGTGTTCTCTCCTAAATCATTATTGAGACACCCTAAAGTAGTATCTCCATTAAATGATATTACTGACGGCAAATTCAAAGAAGTAATAGCAGACGATTATGTAGATGATAAATCTGTAAGAAAAGTGCTTCTATGTACAGGAAAAGTATATTTCGACTTACTTGAAGAGCAGGAGAAAAATGAAGTAAAAGATGTGGCTATAGTACGTGTAGAGCAGCTTTATCCTTTCCCTAAAAATCAAATTGACGAAATATTAAAGAAATATAAGAATCCTAAATTGGCTTGGGTACAAGAAGAGCCTGCCAATATGGGATATTGGTTCTTCATCCAGAGATTCATGGGTGACTATGGTCTTGAGTTAGTTTCTCGTAAAGCGAGTGCTTCTCCAGCCATTGGTTACGCTAAAGTTCATAAAGATGAACAAGCCAGAATCGTAGAAAAATCATTTGAAAAATAA
- a CDS encoding DUF6452 family protein, translating into MICLISLQIMGCFNDDAACDPYFTEEPEVQLQFRDSTPYSEVYGVKPGFSDLIEPEDGIYYLPINLNSEASTYVFKSGNTQDTLQLHYTLETKYLSEECGFVLELKDLQNGEQTTFDSVYVSSYEYYVEIE; encoded by the coding sequence ATGATTTGCTTGATATCCTTGCAAATCATGGGCTGCTTTAATGATGACGCTGCTTGTGATCCGTATTTTACGGAAGAACCAGAAGTACAATTACAGTTTCGGGATTCAACCCCTTACTCTGAAGTATACGGGGTGAAGCCTGGCTTTAGTGATCTTATAGAACCTGAAGATGGCATATATTATCTGCCGATTAACCTCAACTCTGAAGCGTCTACCTACGTTTTTAAATCTGGAAATACTCAAGACACACTACAGCTTCATTATACTCTTGAAACTAAATATCTGTCAGAGGAGTGTGGCTTTGTGTTAGAGTTAAAGGATCTGCAAAACGGAGAACAAACAACATTCGATTCTGTATATGTAAGCTCCTATGAATATTATGTAGAAATAGAATGA
- the lpdA gene encoding dihydrolipoyl dehydrogenase, with product MDYQVTVIGSGPGGYVAAIRAAQLGFKTAIIEKYNTLGGTCLNVGCIPSKALLDSTEHFHNAANHFKEHGIDINTPKANLKQMISRKADVVKQTCDGIEFLMKKNKIDVLHGVGSFVDKNTIKITPSEGDAKQITTEKVIIATGSKPADLPFAKIDKDRIISSTEALELKEIPKHLIVMGGGVIGMELGSVYARIGAKVTVVEYLDRIIPTMDSTMSKELTRTSKKNLGIDFKTSHKVTSVENKGKEVVVKAEDKKGNEVEIKGDYCLVAIGRKPYTEGLSLENVGIKTDERGRIETDEHLKTSVDNIYAIGDVVKGAMLAHKAEEEGVMVAEQFAGQKPHINYRLIPGVVYTWPEVAGVGYTEEELKENGSEYKVGSFPFKALGRARASMDTDGQVKILADKNTDEILGIHITGPRAADMIAAGVTAMEYRAAAEDVSRMSHAHPTYMEAVKEACLAATDNRALHV from the coding sequence ATGGATTATCAAGTAACAGTAATAGGCTCAGGACCTGGCGGCTATGTGGCTGCAATAAGAGCTGCCCAACTCGGCTTTAAAACTGCCATTATTGAAAAATATAATACATTAGGAGGTACTTGCCTTAATGTGGGATGTATCCCCTCAAAGGCTTTATTAGACTCTACTGAGCATTTTCATAATGCTGCGAACCACTTTAAAGAGCATGGTATTGATATTAATACCCCTAAGGCTAACCTAAAACAAATGATCAGTCGTAAAGCTGACGTGGTAAAACAAACTTGCGACGGGATAGAATTCCTAATGAAGAAAAATAAAATAGATGTTCTTCATGGAGTAGGGTCATTTGTTGATAAAAATACTATTAAAATCACCCCTTCAGAAGGAGACGCTAAGCAAATAACTACAGAAAAAGTAATTATAGCCACAGGCTCTAAACCAGCTGATCTTCCATTTGCTAAAATTGATAAAGATAGAATCATCAGCAGTACAGAAGCTTTAGAGCTAAAAGAAATACCCAAACATTTAATAGTAATGGGGGGTGGTGTTATCGGTATGGAGTTAGGTTCTGTTTATGCCAGAATAGGCGCTAAAGTTACAGTAGTAGAGTACCTTGATCGTATCATACCTACTATGGACAGCACTATGAGTAAAGAACTGACCAGAACCAGTAAAAAGAATCTTGGTATAGACTTCAAAACCAGTCATAAAGTAACTTCTGTTGAAAATAAAGGTAAAGAGGTAGTAGTGAAAGCAGAAGACAAAAAAGGTAATGAGGTAGAGATAAAAGGAGATTACTGTCTGGTAGCCATAGGTAGAAAGCCTTATACTGAAGGACTCAGCCTTGAGAACGTCGGCATTAAAACTGACGAAAGGGGCAGAATAGAAACTGATGAGCACTTAAAAACAAGTGTTGATAATATCTATGCCATCGGTGATGTGGTAAAAGGAGCTATGCTAGCACACAAAGCAGAAGAAGAAGGCGTTATGGTGGCGGAGCAATTTGCCGGACAAAAGCCGCATATTAATTATAGATTAATCCCTGGTGTAGTATATACATGGCCAGAAGTAGCAGGAGTAGGATATACCGAAGAAGAGCTTAAAGAAAATGGAAGCGAGTATAAAGTTGGCTCATTTCCTTTCAAAGCCTTAGGTAGGGCCCGAGCTAGTATGGATACTGATGGTCAGGTGAAAATACTGGCAGATAAAAACACTGATGAGATTCTAGGCATACATATTACCGGCCCAAGAGCTGCTGATATGATTGCTGCTGGTGTTACGGCTATGGAATACCGTGCTGCTGCTGAAGACGTATCTAGAATGTCTCACGCACACCCTACATACATGGAAGCTGTAAAAGAAGCTTGCCTGGCAGCTACTGATAACAGAGCGCTACACGTATAA
- the rimM gene encoding ribosome maturation factor RimM (Essential for efficient processing of 16S rRNA) — translation MNIDECFQLGYVIKKHGLKGEVNILLDVDDPQYYQEMESVFVEINKKLVPFFIDSLSLKGNKAVVKFEDVDTAEQADELTGNSLFLPLAVLPQLTGNQFYFHEIIGYEVVDEAQGSIGVAKDVYASPQQDLLAVDFNQKEILVPINDEIITSVDHEEKKINVSLPEGLLDIYLE, via the coding sequence ATGAATATTGATGAGTGTTTCCAACTCGGTTACGTCATCAAAAAACACGGCTTAAAGGGAGAAGTTAATATCTTATTAGATGTAGACGATCCCCAATATTATCAGGAAATGGAATCAGTGTTTGTTGAGATCAACAAAAAACTGGTTCCTTTTTTTATTGATAGCCTGAGCTTAAAAGGTAATAAGGCCGTAGTTAAATTTGAAGATGTGGATACTGCAGAGCAGGCTGATGAGTTGACAGGTAATAGCTTGTTTTTGCCGCTGGCAGTTTTGCCCCAACTTACCGGCAATCAATTTTATTTTCATGAAATAATAGGCTATGAGGTGGTAGATGAAGCCCAAGGCAGTATTGGTGTGGCTAAAGATGTTTATGCATCTCCACAGCAGGACCTGCTGGCAGTGGATTTTAATCAAAAGGAAATATTGGTGCCTATAAATGATGAAATTATAACATCAGTAGATCATGAAGAAAAAAAAATAAATGTTAGCTTGCCTGAGGGGCTTTTAGATATTTATCTTGAATAA
- a CDS encoding 30S ribosomal protein S16 gives MAVKIRLARRGRKKRAMYDVVVADARAPRDGRYIEKIGRYNPNTDPATVELNEDKAFDWVMKGAQPTDTVRAMLSYRGIMLKKHLQIGVNKGAITQEEADKKFDAWLQEKEAKITTRRDQIAKDAAATAKARKDAETKVKEARAEALKQKNTPAEEAPEATAEAEGEATAEEAPEAEQKEESEDKE, from the coding sequence ATGGCAGTAAAAATTAGATTGGCCCGTAGAGGCCGCAAGAAGAGGGCAATGTACGATGTAGTCGTAGCTGATGCCCGAGCACCACGTGATGGTCGTTACATTGAAAAAATCGGAAGGTACAATCCTAACACTGATCCTGCAACTGTAGAGTTGAATGAGGATAAGGCGTTTGATTGGGTAATGAAAGGTGCTCAGCCTACCGATACTGTAAGAGCAATGCTTTCTTACAGAGGAATTATGCTTAAAAAACACTTACAAATAGGTGTTAATAAAGGAGCAATAACCCAAGAAGAAGCAGATAAGAAATTTGATGCTTGGTTACAAGAAAAAGAAGCTAAAATCACTACAAGAAGAGATCAGATTGCCAAAGATGCAGCTGCTACAGCTAAGGCAAGAAAAGATGCTGAAACTAAAGTGAAAGAAGCTAGAGCGGAAGCTTTGAAACAAAAAAACACTCCTGCTGAAGAAGCTCCTGAAGCTACAGCTGAAGCAGAAGGTGAAGCTACTGCAGAAGAGGCTCCTGAGGCAGAACAAAAAGAAGAGTCTGAGGATAAAGAGTAA
- the odhB gene encoding 2-oxoglutarate dehydrogenase complex dihydrolipoyllysine-residue succinyltransferase, giving the protein MSLEIKIPEVGESITEVTIGSWLKSDGDYVEQDEIIAEIETDKATQEFPAEAAGILKIKVEEGETVEVGSVIAEIDTEAKKDGGSSEAPEEKPADSAPSESSEGKKTGEVKEMNVTELGESITEVTLASWLKEDGDYVEMDETIAEIESDKATFELPAEANGILKIEAQEGDTLEIGALICKIEVMEGAPASASSSSQKETEAKPATQAANGNQTYATGHASPAAAKILAEKGIDPKDVKGTGVDGRITKEDAEAAQKSAKKEAPKEQKASQESGPKYAGGVSREERKEKMTNLRKTIAKRLVSVKNETAMLTTFNEVDMKPVMDLRKKYKDQFKEKYGVGLGFMSFFTKACCQALKEWPAVNAAIDGNEIIYHDYCDVSIAVSTPKGLVVPVVRNAESMDFQGIESEIIRLAVKARDGKLSIDEMSGGTFTITNGGVFGSMMSTPIINAPQSAILGMHNIVERPVAINGQVEIRPMMYIALSYDHRIIDGRESVSFLVRVKELLEDPARLMLGI; this is encoded by the coding sequence ATGAGTTTAGAGATAAAAATCCCTGAAGTAGGAGAATCTATTACTGAAGTTACCATTGGCTCCTGGTTAAAAAGCGATGGAGACTATGTAGAGCAAGACGAAATTATTGCAGAAATAGAAACTGATAAGGCTACTCAGGAATTTCCCGCAGAAGCCGCCGGTATATTAAAAATAAAAGTAGAAGAAGGTGAAACTGTAGAGGTAGGATCTGTAATTGCAGAAATCGACACTGAAGCAAAAAAAGATGGAGGTTCATCAGAAGCTCCTGAAGAAAAGCCTGCAGATTCAGCTCCTTCAGAATCATCAGAAGGTAAAAAAACAGGTGAGGTAAAAGAAATGAATGTTACCGAACTTGGAGAATCTATTACCGAAGTTACTTTAGCTTCTTGGTTAAAAGAAGATGGCGATTATGTGGAGATGGATGAAACCATTGCTGAAATAGAATCTGATAAAGCCACTTTTGAATTACCTGCTGAAGCAAATGGTATTTTAAAAATAGAAGCTCAGGAAGGCGATACGCTTGAAATAGGTGCCTTAATCTGTAAAATAGAGGTTATGGAAGGTGCACCTGCATCTGCCAGTAGCTCTTCTCAAAAGGAAACTGAAGCCAAGCCTGCAACTCAAGCTGCCAATGGCAACCAAACGTATGCTACAGGCCATGCTTCTCCTGCTGCAGCTAAAATATTAGCCGAAAAAGGCATAGATCCTAAAGATGTAAAAGGAACGGGTGTAGATGGCAGAATCACTAAAGAAGATGCCGAAGCAGCTCAAAAGTCCGCTAAGAAAGAGGCTCCTAAAGAGCAAAAAGCTAGTCAGGAAAGTGGCCCTAAATATGCAGGTGGCGTTTCTCGTGAAGAAAGAAAAGAGAAAATGACCAACCTGAGAAAAACCATTGCAAAAAGGTTGGTTTCTGTGAAAAATGAAACTGCCATGCTTACCACTTTCAACGAAGTGGACATGAAACCTGTAATGGATCTTAGAAAAAAATATAAAGATCAGTTTAAAGAAAAGTATGGTGTAGGCTTAGGCTTTATGTCATTCTTTACTAAAGCTTGTTGCCAGGCATTAAAAGAATGGCCTGCGGTAAATGCGGCTATTGATGGTAATGAAATTATTTACCATGATTACTGTGACGTATCTATCGCTGTTTCTACACCTAAAGGACTTGTAGTGCCTGTAGTAAGAAATGCTGAATCTATGGATTTCCAAGGTATAGAAAGCGAAATCATAAGACTGGCTGTAAAGGCCAGAGATGGTAAACTTTCTATTGATGAGATGAGCGGTGGTACTTTCACTATCACTAATGGTGGAGTATTTGGCTCTATGATGTCTACTCCAATCATTAATGCACCTCAATCTGCCATTTTAGGAATGCACAACATAGTAGAAAGACCTGTGGCTATCAATGGCCAGGTAGAAATAAGACCTATGATGTACATAGCATTATCTTATGACCACAGAATAATTGATGGTAGAGAGTCAGTTAGCTTCTTAGTAAGAGTAAAAGAGCTCTTAGAAGATCCTGCAAGATTAATGCTTGGAATATAA